A section of the Ochotona princeps isolate mOchPri1 chromosome 19, mOchPri1.hap1, whole genome shotgun sequence genome encodes:
- the TNFAIP8 gene encoding tumor necrosis factor alpha-induced protein 8 isoform X1, translated as MRSEAEEGKEVATDVFNSKNLAVQAQKKILGKMASKSIATTLIDDTSSEVLDELYSVTREYTQNKKEAEKVIKHLIKTVIKLAILHRNNQFNSDELALMEKFKKKVHQLAMTVVSFHQVDYTFDRNVLSRLLNECRELLHQIIQRHLTAKSHGRVNRVFDHFSDCDFLAALYNPFGSFKPHLQKLCDGINKMLDEGNI; from the coding sequence tggccacagatGTGTTCAATTCCAAAAACCTGGCCGTTCAGGCACAGAAGAAGATCTTGGGTAAGATGGCGTCCAAGTCCATTGCCACCACCCTGATCGACGACACAAGCAGCGAGGTGCTGGACGAGCTGTACAGCGTGACCCGGGAGTACACCCAGAACAAGAAGGAGGCGGAGAAGGTTATCAAGCACCTCATCAAGACGGTCATCAAGCTGGCCATCCTCCACAGGAACAACCAGTTTAATTCCGACGAGCTGGCCCTGATGGAGAAGTTCAAGAAGAAGGTCCACCAGCTGGCCATGACCGTGGTCAGCTTCCACCAGGTGGATTACACCTTCGACCGGAACGTGCTGTCCCGGCTGCTGAACGAGTGCCGGGAGCTGCTGCACCAGATCATCCAGCGCCACCTCACCGCCAAGTCGCACGGACGGGTTAACCGAGTCTTTGATCACTTTTCGGATTGTGACTTTCTGGCTGCCTTGTATAATCCTTTTGGCAGTTTTAAGCCCCACTTGCAGAAACTGTGTGATGGTATCAACAAAATGTTGGATGAAGGGAACATTTGA
- the TNFAIP8 gene encoding tumor necrosis factor alpha-induced protein 8 isoform X2 — MLKLVATDVFNSKNLAVQAQKKILGKMASKSIATTLIDDTSSEVLDELYSVTREYTQNKKEAEKVIKHLIKTVIKLAILHRNNQFNSDELALMEKFKKKVHQLAMTVVSFHQVDYTFDRNVLSRLLNECRELLHQIIQRHLTAKSHGRVNRVFDHFSDCDFLAALYNPFGSFKPHLQKLCDGINKMLDEGNI, encoded by the coding sequence tggccacagatGTGTTCAATTCCAAAAACCTGGCCGTTCAGGCACAGAAGAAGATCTTGGGTAAGATGGCGTCCAAGTCCATTGCCACCACCCTGATCGACGACACAAGCAGCGAGGTGCTGGACGAGCTGTACAGCGTGACCCGGGAGTACACCCAGAACAAGAAGGAGGCGGAGAAGGTTATCAAGCACCTCATCAAGACGGTCATCAAGCTGGCCATCCTCCACAGGAACAACCAGTTTAATTCCGACGAGCTGGCCCTGATGGAGAAGTTCAAGAAGAAGGTCCACCAGCTGGCCATGACCGTGGTCAGCTTCCACCAGGTGGATTACACCTTCGACCGGAACGTGCTGTCCCGGCTGCTGAACGAGTGCCGGGAGCTGCTGCACCAGATCATCCAGCGCCACCTCACCGCCAAGTCGCACGGACGGGTTAACCGAGTCTTTGATCACTTTTCGGATTGTGACTTTCTGGCTGCCTTGTATAATCCTTTTGGCAGTTTTAAGCCCCACTTGCAGAAACTGTGTGATGGTATCAACAAAATGTTGGATGAAGGGAACATTTGA